DNA from Brachyspira aalborgi:
CCAAATAATATTGCCGTAGTATATAAAAGCAAATATGGAGCTACAAGAACTTACGCAAAATGGATAGCCGACAAACTTCATGCCGATATTTTTGAAGCGGATAATATTTCGTTTCAAAGTTTAAATAATTATCAAGTAATAATATTTGCAGGCTCTCTATACGCAAGCAAATTAACAGTTTATAAAAGTTTTAAGAGATTATATAAAAAATTAATTAAAAATAAAAAAATCTATTGCGTTATAGTAGGAATCGGAAATCCCGAACATAAAGAATTATACGAATATGCTATAAATAAAAATTTTAAAAGTAAAGAAAAAGAAAATATAACTTTTTATTTTTTAAGAGGAGCGATTGATTTTACAAAATTAAAAATTCATCATGCATTA
Protein-coding regions in this window:
- a CDS encoding flavodoxin domain-containing protein codes for the protein MPNNIAVVYKSKYGATRTYAKWIADKLHADIFEADNISFQSLNNYQVIIFAGSLYASKLTVYKSFKRLYKKLIKNKKIYCVIVGIGNPEHKELYEYAINKNFKSKEKENITFYFLRGAIDFTKLKIHHALMMLMNRKILATKNIQTEDDKIFLENYGKKLDYLSKNSINDIVSDIKNYLKEL